AAGTAATCTGGATTTAAATTTTGAGCGATCAAAACATCTGGTTGCGTATCGTCATCATTTACAAGCAATTGTCGATACGTTAACCATATTAAAAAAGACGAAATTTACCAATATAAAAGAGCCGTCTATAGATAAAAATATAAGTAATGTTAATTTACTCTCAGATCTTAAAATACGTTTGAATTTAAGTCGTATTCCTTATCGTATTGACTGTTTTGATATTTCCCACATGCAAAGCCAGTCTATTGTCGGATCATGTGTACGTTTTCTTGATGGCAAGCCAGATAAAAAAAATTTCCGACATTTTATGATTAAGTCATTAATTATTCAAAATGATTACGCAGCACTTGAAGAGATTGTGACGCGTCGGTATCGCAAGCCAGAAGATTATCCAGATTTAATTATTATTGATGGTGGAAAAGGCCAACTGAATGCAACAAAGCATCTAGCTGGTCCAGCAGAAATTGTCAGTCTTGCAAAGCGCGAAGAGACCATATTTTTTGGTAACGGTAATGAGCCTATCATTCTTGATATTCAAAAAGAAACTGATCGTTTAATCTTGCAAATTCGAGATTATGCACACCATTTTGCAGTTTCGTATCATCGCAAAAAACAAAAATTAACAGCTGATTCATAAAAAACTATAGATCTTTACTAGGCTATGTGAACCAAATTTAGATGTGCACAAAAACCTACGATATCGCTGCGCTCATCTCCGGAAACATGGTTTGCGGGTGCCACTTTGCGATTTTTTAGTTTGGGAAATAGTGCATCAAGCCCACCGGCCAACAAATTTTCTGAGTTTTTGTAGAAAGCGTAGGACAAATATTTAGAGTGAAAAATTAGTTTACAGAACCTACAATTCGTTATGATTAATTTAAATAGAAAAAAAAATTATATATAAAGATGATACTATGAATTGCATGAAAAAAAATATAAAAAATTTAGCAGTAATAGGCTTTTTATTTTTAGGGTTTTCGCTTGCAGCAAAAGAAAAGAAACAATCTGATACGGTTATAATTGTTGACGGCAAAAAAACAACTTTATTACATCAAGCTGTTAGAAGAAATGATCTTAAAGAAGTTGAAAAATTGTTGAATGAAGGTTTTGATGTTGATGTGCGCAATGAGGTATTGTGTACTCCATTACATGATGCAGCTGCGTTCGGTGCAGTAGATGTTATAAAACTACTCTTAAGCCGCGGCGCTGACATTAATGCAATTTCAGGTGGTTTTGGATGGACACCGTTACTCAAGGCCGTATATTGGAATCATTATCATGCTGTTGTTGCGCTTGCCCAAGCAGACGCAGATCTTAATATGAAAGCAGACATGTGGGGAGTTACTGCATTACACAAAGCGGTATATCACCGACATAATAAAATTGCATTATATTTACTTGATAAAGGTGCAGATTTTAATAGCGTAGATAATTTAAAATCATCGCCTTTGCATTATGCAGCTGCTTATAGTTCAGCACAAGTTGTTGAAAGTTTGGTACAACGTGGGGCAAATATTAACCAGCAAAATTTTCGTGGTAAAACAGCTTTGCATGCAGCTGTAGAGTG
This genomic interval from Candidatus Chromulinivorax destructor contains the following:
- a CDS encoding ankyrin repeat domain-containing protein, with protein sequence MKKNIKNLAVIGFLFLGFSLAAKEKKQSDTVIIVDGKKTTLLHQAVRRNDLKEVEKLLNEGFDVDVRNEVLCTPLHDAAAFGAVDVIKLLLSRGADINAISGGFGWTPLLKAVYWNHYHAVVALAQADADLNMKADMWGVTALHKAVYHRHNKIALYLLDKGADFNSVDNLKSSPLHYAAAYSSAQVVESLVQRGANINQQNFRGKTALHAAVECNNKATVKSLLHSGARTDILDQDGHNAEFYVETEGMKSLFHPIVSWYKFFL
- a CDS encoding GIY-YIG nuclease family protein, which codes for MINNKALRDKYYPKDSGVYFFKDANNGILYIGKAKNLKNRINSYFSSIDDKAIDLVRHAVDIEYIITNNEIEALFLEAQLVKKHQPPYNRLLKSGNPFVYIFFSQDTIPTISIVRTKKKKGEYFGPFLTKKDALHLVSYLKNRFQLNICGKKIQSGCLQFHINICAGSCKPDFDLEFYLFRLQIARQLLQHEYKEALHYLESELVKSNLDLNFERSKHLVAYRHHLQAIVDTLTILKKTKFTNIKEPSIDKNISNVNLLSDLKIRLNLSRIPYRIDCFDISHMQSQSIVGSCVRFLDGKPDKKNFRHFMIKSLIIQNDYAALEEIVTRRYRKPEDYPDLIIIDGGKGQLNATKHLAGPAEIVSLAKREETIFFGNGNEPIILDIQKETDRLILQIRDYAHHFAVSYHRKKQKLTADS